The genome window TTGCGGTTGTCCTTCAGGATAAACCGGTAACCGTAAGGTATCACCAGGGAAGACAGGTGAATGCTTTTGCGCAGGGTTTCCTTTACCTTGAGCATTGTTTTTTCCGCGCTGCCTCACGCGGTGGAATTTGCTGGTTCAAAAGAAAGGACCCTCACCTGCTTGGGACTTCTCCAGTGCAGCAGCGCCTTGCCCGTTTGGCCAAGAGGAAGGGAAACGCTGCCGTGTTCGAGCATGAAGAGCTTCTGCAACTCCTCAAGCCGGACGTTTTCCACAAGGATGCGTGGTTCCGGATGCTGCTGACCGAAAGGAAGCAGCAATTCCAAGCTCCGCCAGTTGTCGGGTGTGAACTGATCCAGTGTCAGGCAGGCATCAGGTTCTTCCTGAATTGGCTCTGTATTGTGGCTCAGGTTTCCGGCCAGATAATGGTTGTAGCATTCCAGAAAAGCGTCGTAATTGTGGGGTTCCAGGGTGAAACCAGCCGCCTTGGCGTGGCCGCCGAACTGTTTCATGTGTTCCTTACAGGAAGCGAAAGCCTCCGCCATGTTGAATCCCTCTCCGCAGCGTCCCTCACAAACTATATCGCCATTGTGCTGCTTGAGCAGGATGGCGGGAATCCCCAGTTTGTCCAGAACGTAGGTGGCGCCTGTTCCCAGCAAGGGATAAGGAATCACGCCTTCGTCATCGAAATAGATGAAGGCGTTGCTGGAGAAGCCGGCGGTGACACTATCCAGAATGTTGAAAACACGGTTCAGTTCACCCTCCCATTTCTTCTGTTTGGCTTCCATTGCTTGAAAAAGCTCGGCTTTGGCGTCTCCCATCTGCAAAAGAAAACGCATCGCGGTGTGCTGCCCTCCACTCTCTCGGCCGTTTGCTATCAGCCGGGAAGTGTATTGCATAAAATTGAACACATCCATGTCGTTTTCTATGCGTTTATGGTTACGCATCAGAAAATCCACGCTGGGATCGTTCATATCGTCCCAATGATTGATCACATGCCGGACTATGGTCCTGTTCACACCGGTCATCGGAACTTTATCCGCTATCGAGCCCACCGCCGTCCAAAAATAGGAGGATAGCGGCACTTGATGCTCCAGAGAGCGTCCCAGCCACCTGGCAAGCATCAGGGCGACCCCTACCCCGGCTAGGGGTTTGAAAGGATATTGGCAGCCTGGCAATTGCGGATTGAGGATGGCATAAGCATTGGGCAGGGTTTCCGGCTGGACAAGATGGTGATCCGTAATCACCACCTCACAACCAAGAGCGTTCAGCTTTTCCACCCCCCCATAGCTGGAAATCCCGTTGTCAACAGTGATCACCAGTTTGTAGCCACCCTCTCTCACGAAGCGTACAAAACCTTCCTGGATGCCGTGGGGTTCGAGATTGCGGTTGGGAATGAAATAGTTGTGCCTTTGATATCCGCAGGAATTGAAAAACTGATACATCACGTAGGTGCTGGTGATGCCGTCAGGATCGTCGTGACCAAAGATCACGGTGGGTTCATTGGCAAACATTGCCCGGGAGATGCGCTGCGCCACAGAATTGATGTTGGCCAGCAGGGCTTCGTCGGGCAGTGTTTCAAGTCCGGCTGACAACCCGTCCTGGTCGATGCCTCGCTTCCGGCAGATTTGGCGTAAAAGACTGTTGGGATCTGAGTCCGGATGCGCTCCTACCATGTTTACAGGTCTTCCTTTTCCGGTATTTCCCGCGGTGCTGTGCGGTTGGGGGCTTTGGAAAGGATGTCGAAGCCGGTGAAGCCGAACATCAGCAGGTATGAATTGTCCAAAAGTTTGTTCTGGTCAAGCTTACCCCGGTGGCTATACTGGAAACCCACGTCGATGCGGTTCACCTCGCCTTTGAGGGGCAGGCTTACGCCCAGGCTGAGAGCCAGTTCATTGATCTCGTTGCCGGCTGCTCGGAACGGCAGGTGGCGCCAGGAAACCCCTGTGCGCAGAGGCAGGCTGAGCAGGCCTTTTCGCTCTTCCCGCGCGGCAGGCTCAAATGCCAAGCCAAGAGCGGCTTTCCAGCTATCGGTGTATTTGGCCTCGTCGATCTTCTGCCAGGGTTCATAGTGAAAATCAGCCGCCAACTTGAACTCTGGATATGGCAAAGCAGTCACGCTGGCCGAGTAAACTGGCGGAATCCTGAATTCGTAGGGCAAAGGGTCTTCCGTTGAGTGGATGGAAGTGCGCACCTCCTCGCCCTTCATGTTCACTCCCAAGCTGTAATAGGCACCCACGGCGAATTGTTCCTGATGCCTGATATATCCAAGCGTGAAGCCGGGGTTTTTGTAATCCCGCACAATCTCCACTTCGGTGTCAAATGCGCCGAATCCCGCGGTCTGCTTAAAATTGCGTATCTCATGGCCCAGATAATAGTTGCCGCTTATCCCCAGGCTGTTTCGCCCCCAGGCAAAGCTGTAGATCAGGTCCGCGCGGTAGATGTAGCGGTCCATGGAGTGCTTTTCCGTAACCGAAAGTGTGTCCGGCTCTTGGATAATGGAGAACTCGCGCTGGTTGTCCACCACACCTGAGGAGTGGGAACTGAATTGGAAACCAAGCCGGTGCTGCTTTATCGGGATACTCAGGCTGAAATAGGGAAAGTCCAGCGAATTGTCCAGATGGCTGAACTTGTTGCCCAGAGAGTCTTGGGAGTTGTAATGATTGTAGCCTGGCATCAGCCCGGTGGAGAAGAGGCTGCGGTTGTTCAGGTTGTGCATGGCGGGGTTTCCGTAGCCAGAGTTGAGGCGAAACACATCACTGGCTCCGGTATCCCCCATGCCCAGGCTGTAGATGTCGTTTCCGTAATAGCGCAGGGCATTGCCGTCGAAAGCGAAGGCGGAGTTCCCGGCCAGCAGTGGCAGACTGAGCAGTAGCAGCAGGGGAAGAAGAAGTTTGGTCTTCAAAATATCACTTGTCCTTTTTCTTGTCTTTGGCTTTGGTAGTGGTTTTGCCCGTTTTGGCCTTCTTGGAGGATTTTCCGCCTTTGGAACCTCCCTTCTTGGAAAGAGGGCGCACGGGATCTGGCGGGACCCTAAAAAAGCGGAAGGCGTTATCGAACGAGGCTTGGGCCACTTCCAGCGGGGTGATGCCCCTGATTTCAGCGATCTTTTCCGCCACCAGATGTAGATGCAGAGGGCTGTTGCGCTTGCCACGATGCGGATGCGGGGTCAGGTAGGGACAATCTGTCTCGATCATAAACTGGTCCATCGGCATCATGCGCACCACATCCTCCAGATTGGAGTTGGGGTAGGTCACATTGCCGGTGAAGGAGACCATCCAGCCTTCGTCAAACACCTGCTGGGCAAAGATAATGTCGCCCGAAAAGCAGTGAAAGACCACATCTTTGGCTTGCACTTCCTTGAGGGTATTGTAGCATTCCTGGTGCGCGTCGCGGTTGTGGATCACCAGGGGTTTGTCATAATCCACAGCCAGATATGCTTGATTGCGGAAAACTTCGCGCTGCACCGGGTAAGGCGAGTAGTTGCGGAAAAAATCCAGCCCGACCTCACCGATGGCCAGCACATTTTTGTCCCGCACCAGACGCTTGATAAGCTCGGCGTCAAAATCCATGGCATCGTGTGGGTGAAAGCCAACTGTGGCAAAGATGTGCAAGTGCTTTTTGGCCAGTTCCAGCGAGTTGAGCGAGGTCTCCTTGTTGAAACCGATGTTGATGATATACTCGATCCCGCTCTCAAAGCATTTATTGATCAGGCTCTCCCGGTCGGCATTGAAATCCGGAAGGTCAAGATGGGCATGCGTTTCAAACAGTTTCATTTACAGCATTTTATCCCTGATTTAGATTTAAAACAAGAAAAACAAGATGCCGCTTTCTTGTCAATTGAAAAGAACTCCCGCCCCTGTTTGACACCCGCGGCTTTTTGTCCTTCCCGGAAAATACAGCAGATTTTCTATTGACTCCAAACTGCCTCGATAAGACCGCTGACCGTACCAAATCTGGCACAGCGGTTGAAAGCGCAGCCGCAAACAAGGTCATAGCAACCTAAGCTGACACCTTAAAAAGCAATGTCCAAAATTAGGAAAGGAAAAATTAGATTGACAGAAAAGGGTGCTTGGGGGAATAAGATTCAGAAGTTACAATACCACGAGGTACAAAAATGAAAAACATCAGTAAAATTCTAGTTATAGCCCTTGCATTAATGGCCTTTTCCGCGGCTATGTTCGCCCTTGAACAAACTGTTGGCCTCCGTTTCGGCTGCAGCCATCCCAAAAATGACATCAACGTTGATAATCCGGATGACGGAATTGTTAATTTCATGACCGGCTTGAATTATGAAGCTTGGCTGAAAGATTATGTCAGCTTGGGTATTTATCCCTATTATACCAAGCTTGACAATGATAACAACATTAATGGATATGCCGCCAAAGTTATCGGCGCTGAGATCCAGGCCCGTTTTCGTCCTACCAAAGTTGCCGTCGTGAATTTCAAAGACGGAGCTTTGCAGCGCATAGCCCCCTATGCCCAGATCGGCATCGGCGCGGCTTATGTTGACAACGACAATATGCTGGATGGCGAATTCGCGTTCCTCGCTCCCACAGCCGGACTCGGCCTTTCCTTCCAAACCAAATGGAATATCGATTTTGATCTGGGAGTGCAGCTTGACCATGCCCTCATAGACGAAATTGACAACCAAGTGGGCGGCAGCGACATTTTTACCGACGCTCATATGATGCCCTACTTGGGGATCGGCTACACCTTCGGCAAGAAAGGCGGCAGCAGCGACGCCGTCGTTTCCCGCCTTCTGCGCAACATTGTGAGCATGGAGCAAGACTTCACCCTCGACGGCGTGCAATTCGAGTTTAACAGCTCCAAGCTTACCGGCGACGCCAAAGTGGTATTGCAGGAAGTTATTGAAGCCATGAAAAAAAATCCGAACGCGAGACTTGAGATTCACGGCCACTCTGACAACGTTGGCGATCCCGCCTACAACATCACCCTGTCCCAGGAACGCGCCCAGTCTGTGAAAGACTACATGGTCCAAAACGGCATTTCTGCCAACCGCCTCACCACCAAAGGTTTTGGCATGAACAAACCGATCGCCAGCAACTCCACTCCTGAAGGCCGTGCCCTCAACCGCCGCATTGAGTTCGTGATCGTCAAGTAATCCGCTTAAACCAGAGCTTATTAGAGGCCCCTGATTTTCTCGGGGCCTCTTTTTTGCACCGTGCCAGGATCATCCTTTACGAAGGCCAACCCAGAGCTTTTCGCGCTCACCTTACAAAAAATCCTTGACGTCTAATTGATTCGCTGTTAATTTGCAATCCACTACTTCAATAATAGTGGAGGATATCATGAATAAGCGTGTCTTGATTTTTCTGGCGGCTGTCTTGGCCGTAGCTTCTCTGATGGGGCAAGTTGTTGCCTCCGAAGCAAGTAAACCCCAGATGAAAACCCGTATGGAAGCCCTCGAGCCCTTCATTGTGATGGGGTTGGAGGCGCAAAATGCCATGGAAGGCGAAGCCATGATGGAAGCCTGGACCAAGTTCTTCTCTTATCACGAAAAACTGCCGGAGCCAGTGGACAATAATTACTACGGTATTTACTATCCGGGCGAGAAATTCGACCTATCCACCATGCAGGGCTACAATTACTTGGTAGGTATGGAAGTGAAAGACGAGGTGAAACTGCCCGAAGGCCTGCAACTACACAAGGTCCCGGGCGGTAACTACGCCGTGTTTGAATACGTCGGGCCGATCTATGAAATCGGCAATGCTTACGAATACATCTACGGCGAATGGCTGGCCACCACTAATTACAAACCTGCTTCCATGGAGATGTTTGAGGTCTATGGCGAGCGCTTCAAGGAAGATTCTAAGGATTCGGTAGTTGAGATTTGGGTGCCGGTGCAGAAACCCAGTCTGGAAGAAGCTCCGCAGGATGGGGACATCCAGGAAGGGAAGAAACTGGAAAAGTAAAGCCCTGCCTGATAGCTAAGGACATTTCTGGATAGCGCGGATTCGTTGTTTGGCGCGAAGGGATTATTGTATCTGAAGTTAGCACAACAATAACTGATGAAAATCAGCCCAAGTCACAGAATTCTGAATCGGGACATCTATCTGGACCGGGAGATAGCGATCCAAGACCAGCAGCCCGACCGCTGAAGTTCTGACCGGCTCTCCCAGCCTTCAAAAACTCAAGCCGAGGCTGATCCCATTCAGCTCAGGCGCTGGCTTCAACGCCAGGCGGGGAGTGCTGTTCAGCGTCAGTCGGGCGGCAAGGTAGCCGATCACTGCACCGCAAAAAACGTCGCTGGCCCAATGTTCATCAGCGTTAACCCGGGACAAGGAACTCAGAACGGCCACACTGTAAACCAGCGGGGTGACCCAGGTCTGGTCTGAATACTGCTCCGCCAGAACCGGCGCGACGCTCCAAGCCATTGCGCTGTGGCCGGAGGGGAAGGAACCGTTTTCCAGGGAAAAGCCGCCTTCTGGCCAGAAGCTTCCATCACTTTCCGCCCCGGGACTTTGCCTCTGGGTGGCCAGTTTCAGGCCCTCGGTCGCCACAGCGGTCATCAACATGCTTTTCAGGCACAGCAAACCTGTGTCGGTTGTTTTATCCGAACCGGTCGCCCAACCAGCCAAGGCGGTTGCCCCCGCCGCGGGGAAAAGCACCCACTTGTCCCCGGTGTAGGCAAAAATGTCAAGGAAGGCGTCACCCTGGCTGGTTCTGTTGTCCTGGGCGAAACCGCGGATTGGGGAATCAGCCCAGATCAGACTTCCCGCCACCAACGCCACTCCGCCGGCCGTAACCCATTCTTTGGCCTGCCAGCGCGCGGGCGCTGTTGCTGCCTCCTTCACGCTGAGAGGATAGGAAGCCAGATAACGTCGGAAATGGCCGCCCTCCTCCACGGCGTTCAAACCGGAAACGCAGAGCAGCAAAGCGAGCAAAACAAGGGCACATCTTCCATTCATGCCGCGACCAATTTCCACGGCACCATTTCCGTCAAGGATTTATCCTGCCTCGAAGACAATAATTGACTGTAACATCCCGCTTAACATCATGGTTACGTCCTTTGCCCCATCCCGCTCACTTCCCGTTCACTTCCCGTTGACTTCCCGCCTGCCAGGCGGGAACTCAGCGAGATGCGATCAGGATGCGAATGGGAAAGGGCAAAGGACGAGTCCGGCAAAAAGCAAGCGAAAATCCCGCAAATGCTTGACCCATCTCTTAAAAATAGTGGGTAACAAGTCTGTGAAAACGCAGGTCGTTCCAAGCCCGAAAAGACCGGCTTCACGCGAGGCCGCGTAAACCATTATAGGATTGACAAAATACCCCCTTTGAAAAGAGTGGCGCCAAAAGCAACCGGGAAGTAAACTTCTGAATGAGGAAATACATCGTATCGATCGTGGGTCGTCCTAATGTGGGCAAGTCCACGCTGTTCAACCGCCTTTGCAGAAAGCGTTCCGCCATCGTTGACCCGGAAGCGGGGATCACCCGCGACCGCAAATACGAGGATGTGGAGTG of Candidatus Cloacimonadota bacterium contains these proteins:
- a CDS encoding GyrI-like domain-containing protein; amino-acid sequence: MNKRVLIFLAAVLAVASLMGQVVASEASKPQMKTRMEALEPFIVMGLEAQNAMEGEAMMEAWTKFFSYHEKLPEPVDNNYYGIYYPGEKFDLSTMQGYNYLVGMEVKDEVKLPEGLQLHKVPGGNYAVFEYVGPIYEIGNAYEYIYGEWLATTNYKPASMEMFEVYGERFKEDSKDSVVEIWVPVQKPSLEEAPQDGDIQEGKKLEK
- a CDS encoding phosphatase PAP2 family protein yields the protein MNGRCALVLLALLLCVSGLNAVEEGGHFRRYLASYPLSVKEAATAPARWQAKEWVTAGGVALVAGSLIWADSPIRGFAQDNRTSQGDAFLDIFAYTGDKWVLFPAAGATALAGWATGSDKTTDTGLLCLKSMLMTAVATEGLKLATQRQSPGAESDGSFWPEGGFSLENGSFPSGHSAMAWSVAPVLAEQYSDQTWVTPLVYSVAVLSSLSRVNADEHWASDVFCGAVIGYLAARLTLNSTPRLALKPAPELNGISLGLSF
- a CDS encoding DHH family phosphoesterase; this encodes MVGAHPDSDPNSLLRQICRKRGIDQDGLSAGLETLPDEALLANINSVAQRISRAMFANEPTVIFGHDDPDGITSTYVMYQFFNSCGYQRHNYFIPNRNLEPHGIQEGFVRFVREGGYKLVITVDNGISSYGGVEKLNALGCEVVITDHHLVQPETLPNAYAILNPQLPGCQYPFKPLAGVGVALMLARWLGRSLEHQVPLSSYFWTAVGSIADKVPMTGVNRTIVRHVINHWDDMNDPSVDFLMRNHKRIENDMDVFNFMQYTSRLIANGRESGGQHTAMRFLLQMGDAKAELFQAMEAKQKKWEGELNRVFNILDSVTAGFSSNAFIYFDDEGVIPYPLLGTGATYVLDKLGIPAILLKQHNGDIVCEGRCGEGFNMAEAFASCKEHMKQFGGHAKAAGFTLEPHNYDAFLECYNHYLAGNLSHNTEPIQEEPDACLTLDQFTPDNWRSLELLLPFGQQHPEPRILVENVRLEELQKLFMLEHGSVSLPLGQTGKALLHWRSPKQVRVLSFEPANSTA
- a CDS encoding TatD family hydrolase, which codes for MKLFETHAHLDLPDFNADRESLINKCFESGIEYIINIGFNKETSLNSLELAKKHLHIFATVGFHPHDAMDFDAELIKRLVRDKNVLAIGEVGLDFFRNYSPYPVQREVFRNQAYLAVDYDKPLVIHNRDAHQECYNTLKEVQAKDVVFHCFSGDIIFAQQVFDEGWMVSFTGNVTYPNSNLEDVVRMMPMDQFMIETDCPYLTPHPHRGKRNSPLHLHLVAEKIAEIRGITPLEVAQASFDNAFRFFRVPPDPVRPLSKKGGSKGGKSSKKAKTGKTTTKAKDKKKDK
- a CDS encoding OmpA family protein; the encoded protein is MKNISKILVIALALMAFSAAMFALEQTVGLRFGCSHPKNDINVDNPDDGIVNFMTGLNYEAWLKDYVSLGIYPYYTKLDNDNNINGYAAKVIGAEIQARFRPTKVAVVNFKDGALQRIAPYAQIGIGAAYVDNDNMLDGEFAFLAPTAGLGLSFQTKWNIDFDLGVQLDHALIDEIDNQVGGSDIFTDAHMMPYLGIGYTFGKKGGSSDAVVSRLLRNIVSMEQDFTLDGVQFEFNSSKLTGDAKVVLQEVIEAMKKNPNARLEIHGHSDNVGDPAYNITLSQERAQSVKDYMVQNGISANRLTTKGFGMNKPIASNSTPEGRALNRRIEFVIVK